DNA from Micromonospora sp. M71_S20:
CCACATGGCCGCCGTCGGGCACGTCATGGGCTCGCTCCAGCTCGGCTCGGCCATGGACATCGCGCGGCGCTTCTCGGTCAGTGGCTTCTGGGACGAGATCCTGCGCTCCCGCGCGACGATGGCCGCGCTCATGGGCTCGATGCTGCCGATGATCGTCGGCGCCCCCGACTCCGAGGCCGCCCGCAAGGCCTTCGGCCAGCTGCGCGTCGTGTCCGGCTCGCCGGTCACCGCCGACCTCGCTGCCCGCTGGACCGAGCGGTTCGGCGTCGCACGGGTCGGCTCGGGCGCCTACGGCCTGACCGAGGCCAGCCTGATCACGCTCACCCCGCCGGGGGGTTACCGCGCCGGGGCCGCCGGCAAGATCAACGAATCCTTCGAGGTGCGCATCGTCGACGAGCACGACAACCCGCTGCCCGTCGGCGCGGTCGGCGAGATCGTCGCCCGCCCCACCCGCCCGGCGATCATGTTCAACGGCTACTGGCGTCAGCCGGAGAAGACCCTGGAGGTCTTCCGGGGCCTGTGGTTCCACTGCGGTGACTACGGCCGTCTCGACGAGGACGGCTACCTCTACTTCGTCGACCGCGGCAAGGACTACCTCCGCCGCGGCGGCGAGAACATCTCCAGCTTCGAGATCGAGGGCATCGTCGCGGCCCACCCGGCCGTCGGCGAGGTCGCCGTCCACGCGGTCCCCTCCCCGCTGGCCGAGGACGACCTCAAGGTGACCGTCGTGCCCGTGCCCGGCGCGCGGATCGACCCCGCGGAGCTCTTCGAGTGGCTGCACCCGCGGATCCCGCGGTACGCCGTCCCCTCCCACATCGAGGTCCGCGCCGAGCTGCCCAAGAACGCCGTCGGGCGGATCCTCAAGCGGGTCCTGCGCGAGGAGGGCGTGACCCCGCAGACGTGGAGCACGGACCCCCGCGCCGTGACCGGCACCCCGGTCCCGGCCGGCGCCGGGGAGCAGGCGTGAGCGACGCCCCCGGTTCGGTCGCCGGCCAGCGCTGCGAGGGGCCGCTGGCCGGCCTGCGCATCCTCGAGCTCGGTGGGCAGGGGCCGGTGCCGTTCGCGACGATGATGCTCGCCGACCTCGGTGCCCAGGTCGTGCGGGTCGACCCTCCCGGCGAGCCCGACCGGCGGGCGCGCGCGCAGGTCAACGCGATCGAC
Protein-coding regions in this window:
- a CDS encoding AMP-binding protein; amino-acid sequence: MPRPTAATTLLPTLSRVLDEQPDLALTLAGTPFTVAELDAASRRLAGFLADRVAPGDRVVILARNGRLALIAWWATTLCGGFVVPLNTSNRGPVLAHQVLDADPVAMIVEDEFVSVLDDALVGTGLRAPVLVGAVQGGRPSTGPVPAWATEVVDFDAAVAGGSAVTTTPDLDAYATSHLIYTAGTTGPSKACMVSHGYVANMARQMHENLERHCGDVLWSAMPLFHMAAVGHVMGSLQLGSAMDIARRFSVSGFWDEILRSRATMAALMGSMLPMIVGAPDSEAARKAFGQLRVVSGSPVTADLAARWTERFGVARVGSGAYGLTEASLITLTPPGGYRAGAAGKINESFEVRIVDEHDNPLPVGAVGEIVARPTRPAIMFNGYWRQPEKTLEVFRGLWFHCGDYGRLDEDGYLYFVDRGKDYLRRGGENISSFEIEGIVAAHPAVGEVAVHAVPSPLAEDDLKVTVVPVPGARIDPAELFEWLHPRIPRYAVPSHIEVRAELPKNAVGRILKRVLREEGVTPQTWSTDPRAVTGTPVPAGAGEQA